The Gouania willdenowi chromosome 7, fGouWil2.1, whole genome shotgun sequence genome includes a window with the following:
- the LOC114467092 gene encoding keratin, type II cytoskeletal cochleal-like yields MMSRKSMTGGGGGRSSSRSFSSHSVQMGPTYAMSTTSRSGGMGYGAGGGGWGGGGGGGGGWGSGGSGNMSFASGGRSSMSFGGAGGGGGYGFGAGGGGFGAGGGGFGGGGGVVPMISNVQVNSSLLAPLNLEIDRNIHVVRTQEKDQIKTLNNRFASFIDKVRFLEQQNKMLETKWNLLQEQTTTRSNIDAMFEAYIANLRRQLDGLGNEKVKLEGELRNMQGMVEDFKNKYEDEINKRAAAENDFVLLKKDVDAAYMNKIELEAKVDALQEEINFLRAVYEAELRELQGQIKDTSAIVTMDNSRNLDMDAVIAEVKAQYEDIAKQSRDQAEQWYQQKFQELQETAGSAGNDLRSTKSEMAELNRMISRLQNEIEAVKAQRASLEAQIAEAEERGELAVKDAKGRIKDLEDALQKAKQEMARQVREYQELMNVKLALDIEIATYKKLLEGEEERIASGGSSATVHIQSSTTSFGAGGGGGGGGGGYGGGSGGGYGGGSFMSSGGGSSYGGGGSSSYGMSTGGMGGYSSNLSSASANTSFSRRY; encoded by the exons ATGATGAGTAGGAAGAGCAtgactggtggtggtggtggccgGAGTTCAAGCAGAAGCTTCAGCTCTCACTCTGTTCAGATGGGGCCAACTTATGCCATGTCTACCACCAGCAGGAGCGGTGGTATGGGCTATggtgctggtggtggtggttggggcggtggtggtggtggtggtggtggttgggGCAGTGGTGGTAGTGGTAATATGAGCTTTGCTAGTGGTGGCCGCAGCAGCATGAGTTTTGGTggtgctggtggtggtggtggttacGGTTTTggtgctggtggtggtggttttggtgctggtggtggtggttttggtggtggtggtggcgtTGTACCCATGATCTCAAATGTTCAAGTCAATTCAAGCCTGCTAGCACCTCTGAACCTGGAGATCGACCGCAACATCCACGTCGTTCGCACCCAAGAAAAAGACCAAATCAAGACACTAAACAACCGCTTTGCCAGCTTCATTGACAAG GTTCGCTTCCTGGAGCAGCAGAACAAAATGCTGGAGACCAAATGGAACCTGTTGCAGGAGCAGACTACCACCCGCTCAAACATTGACGCCATGTTTGAGGCCTACATTGCTAACCTTCGCAGACAACTGGATGGTCTTGGCAATGAGAAGGTCAAGCTAGAAGGAGAGCTGAGAAATATGCAGGGCATGGTAGAAGACTTCAAGAACAA ATATGAAGATGAAATCAACAAGCGGGCTGCTGCAGAGAATGACTTTGTACTCCTTAAGAAG GATGTAGATGCTGCCTACATGAACAAGATTGAGTTGGAGGCCAAGGTTGATGCTCTTCAGGAGGAGATTAACTTCCTTAGGGCTGTATATGAAGCA GAATTGAGGGAGCTTCAAGGACAGATCAAGGACACCTCTGCCATTGTGACGATGGACAACAGCCGTAACTTGGATATGGATGCTGTTATTGCCGAAGTCAAGGCCCAGTATGAAGACATCGCTAAACAAAGCCGCGACCAGGCAGAGCAGTGGTACCAGCAGAAA TTCCAAGAGTTGCAGGAAACTGCAGGCTCTGCAGGAAATGACCTTCGCAGTACCAAGTCTGAGATGGCTGAGCTCAACCGTATGATCAGCCGCTTACAGAATGAGATTGAGGCAGTGAAAGCACAG CGTGCAAGCCTAGAAGCTCAGATTGCCGAGGCTGAAGAGCGCGGTGAACTGGCTGTTAAGGATGCCAAAGGCCGAATCAAGGATTTGGAAGATGCCTTGCAGAAAGCCAAACAGGAAATGGCCCGACAGGTTCGCGAGTACCAAGAGCTCATGAATGTCAAACTGGCTCTGGACATTGAAATTGCAACCTACAAAAAGCTTCTGGAAGGCGAGGAGGAAAG GATTGCTTCTGGTGGTTCAAGTGCAACTGTCCACATCCAGTCATCTACCACATCCTTCG GTGCAGGAGGTGGCGGAGGCGGAGGCGGTGGCGGTTACGGAGGCGGAAGCGGTGGCGGTTACGGTGGCGGCAGTTTCATGAGTTCTGGCGGCGGTAGCAGTTATGGTGGTGGTGGCAGTAGCAGTTATGGCATGAGTACTGGTGGCATGGGAGGCTATTCTTCCAATTTGAGCTCAGC